A single Macaca mulatta isolate MMU2019108-1 chromosome 15, T2T-MMU8v2.0, whole genome shotgun sequence DNA region contains:
- the UAP1L1 gene encoding UDP-N-acetylhexosamine pyrophosphorylase-like protein 1 isoform X2: MASEQDVRARLQRAGQEHLLRFWAELAPESRAALLAELALLEPEALREHCRRAAEACARPHGPLPGLAERLRPLPAERVGRASRSDPETRRRWEEEGFRQIALNKVAVLLLAGGQGTRLGVTYPKGMYRVGLPSGKTLYQLQAERIRRVEQLAGERHGTCCTVPWYVMTSEFTLGPTAEFFREHDFFHLDPANVVMFEQRLLPAVTFDGKVILERKDKVAMAPDGNGGLYCALEDHKILEDMERRGVEFVHVYCVDNILVRLADPVFIGFCVLQGADCGAKVVEKAYPEEPVGVVCQVDGVPQVVEYSEISPDTAQLRASDGGLLYNAGNICNHFFTRGFLKAVTREFEPLLKPHVAVKKVPCVDEEGNLIKPLKPNGIKMEKFVFDVFQFAKNFVAFEVLREEEFSPLKNAEPADRDSPRTSRQALLAQHYRWALQAGARFLDAHGAWPPELPGGINAGGLCDGC, from the exons ATGGCCTCGGAGCAGGACGTGCGCGCCCGGCTGCAGCGCGCTGGCCAGGAGCACCTCCTGCGCTTCTGGGCCGAGCTGGCGCCGGAGTCGCGAGCCGCGCTGCTGGCGGAGCTGGCGCTGCTGGAGCCCGAGGCGCTGCGCGAGCACTGCCGGCGGGCGGCGGAGGCCTGCGCGCGCCCCCACGGCCCGCTGCCCGGCTTGGCCGAGCGCCTGCGGCCCCTGCCCGCCGAGCGCGTAGGCAGGGCCAGCCGCAGCGACCCCGAGACGCGGCGGCGCTGGGAGGAGGAAG GTTTCCGCCAGATTGCCCTGAACAAGGTGGCCGTCCTGCTGCTGGCGGGGGGGCAGGGCACTCGCCTGGGCGTGACCTACCCCAAGGGTATGTACCGTGTGGGGCTGCCCAGCGGGAAGACCCTGTACCAGCTGCAGGCGGAGCGGATTCGGCGGGTGGAGCAGCTGGCCGGTGAGCGCCACGGGACCTGCTGCACCGTCCCCTG GTACGTTATGACCAGCGAGTTCACTCTGGGGCCCACGGCCGAGTTCTTCAGGGAGCACGACTTCTTCCACTTGGACCCCGCCAACGTGGTCATGTTTGAGCAGCGCCTGCTGCCTGCTGTGACCTTTGATGGCAAGGTGATCCTGGAGCGGAAAGACAAAGTTGCCATGGCCCCAG ACGGAAACGGGGGCCTCTACTGCGCACTGGAGGACCACAAGATCCTGGAGGACATGGAGCGCCGCGGAGTGGAGTTTGTGCACGTGTACTGTGTGGACAACATCCTGGTGCGACTGGCAGACCCTGTCTTCATCGGCTTCTGTGTGTTGCAGGGCGCAGACTGTGGCGCCAAG GTGGTGGAAAAGGCATACCCCGAGGAGCCCGTGGGCGTGGTGTGCCAGGTGGACGGCGTCCCCCAGGTGGTGGAGTACAGCGAGATCAGTCCTGACACCGCACAGCTGCGTGCCTCCGACGGGGGCCTGCTGTACAATGCAGGCAACATCTGCAACCACTTCTTCACCCGAGGCTTCCTTAAGGCGGTCACCAG GGAGTTTGAGCCTTTGCTGAAGCCACACGTGGCTGTGAAGAAAGTCCCGTGTGTGGATGAGGAGGGGAACCTGATAAAGCCGCTAAAACCCAACGGGATAAAGATGGAGAAGTTTGTGTTTGATGTGTTCCAGTTTGCTAA GAACTTCGTTGCCTTTGAAGTACTACGGGAGGAGGAATTTTCCCCACTGAAGAACGCAGAGCCGGCCGACAGGGATAGTCCCCGTACCTCCCGCCAGGCCCTGCTCGCCCAGCACTACCGGTGGGCTCTGCAGGCAGGGGCCCGCTTCCTGGATGCCCATGGGGCCTGGCCCCCAGAGCTGCCCGG TGGGATCAATGCTGGTGGCCTCTGTGATGGTTGCTGA
- the UAP1L1 gene encoding UDP-N-acetylhexosamine pyrophosphorylase-like protein 1 isoform X1 → MASEQDVRARLQRAGQEHLLRFWAELAPESRAALLAELALLEPEALREHCRRAAEACARPHGPLPGLAERLRPLPAERVGRASRSDPETRRRWEEEGFRQIALNKVAVLLLAGGQGTRLGVTYPKGMYRVGLPSGKTLYQLQAERIRRVEQLAGERHGTCCTVPWYVMTSEFTLGPTAEFFREHDFFHLDPANVVMFEQRLLPAVTFDGKVILERKDKVAMAPDGNGGLYCALEDHKILEDMERRGVEFVHVYCVDNILVRLADPVFIGFCVLQGADCGAKVVEKAYPEEPVGVVCQVDGVPQVVEYSEISPDTAQLRASDGGLLYNAGNICNHFFTRGFLKAVTREFEPLLKPHVAVKKVPCVDEEGNLIKPLKPNGIKMEKFVFDVFQFAKNFVAFEVLREEEFSPLKNAEPADRDSPRTSRQALLAQHYRWALQAGARFLDAHGAWPPELPGLPPNGDPPAICEISPLVSYSGEGLEVYLQGREFQSPFILDEDQARELLQPRES, encoded by the exons ATGGCCTCGGAGCAGGACGTGCGCGCCCGGCTGCAGCGCGCTGGCCAGGAGCACCTCCTGCGCTTCTGGGCCGAGCTGGCGCCGGAGTCGCGAGCCGCGCTGCTGGCGGAGCTGGCGCTGCTGGAGCCCGAGGCGCTGCGCGAGCACTGCCGGCGGGCGGCGGAGGCCTGCGCGCGCCCCCACGGCCCGCTGCCCGGCTTGGCCGAGCGCCTGCGGCCCCTGCCCGCCGAGCGCGTAGGCAGGGCCAGCCGCAGCGACCCCGAGACGCGGCGGCGCTGGGAGGAGGAAG GTTTCCGCCAGATTGCCCTGAACAAGGTGGCCGTCCTGCTGCTGGCGGGGGGGCAGGGCACTCGCCTGGGCGTGACCTACCCCAAGGGTATGTACCGTGTGGGGCTGCCCAGCGGGAAGACCCTGTACCAGCTGCAGGCGGAGCGGATTCGGCGGGTGGAGCAGCTGGCCGGTGAGCGCCACGGGACCTGCTGCACCGTCCCCTG GTACGTTATGACCAGCGAGTTCACTCTGGGGCCCACGGCCGAGTTCTTCAGGGAGCACGACTTCTTCCACTTGGACCCCGCCAACGTGGTCATGTTTGAGCAGCGCCTGCTGCCTGCTGTGACCTTTGATGGCAAGGTGATCCTGGAGCGGAAAGACAAAGTTGCCATGGCCCCAG ACGGAAACGGGGGCCTCTACTGCGCACTGGAGGACCACAAGATCCTGGAGGACATGGAGCGCCGCGGAGTGGAGTTTGTGCACGTGTACTGTGTGGACAACATCCTGGTGCGACTGGCAGACCCTGTCTTCATCGGCTTCTGTGTGTTGCAGGGCGCAGACTGTGGCGCCAAG GTGGTGGAAAAGGCATACCCCGAGGAGCCCGTGGGCGTGGTGTGCCAGGTGGACGGCGTCCCCCAGGTGGTGGAGTACAGCGAGATCAGTCCTGACACCGCACAGCTGCGTGCCTCCGACGGGGGCCTGCTGTACAATGCAGGCAACATCTGCAACCACTTCTTCACCCGAGGCTTCCTTAAGGCGGTCACCAG GGAGTTTGAGCCTTTGCTGAAGCCACACGTGGCTGTGAAGAAAGTCCCGTGTGTGGATGAGGAGGGGAACCTGATAAAGCCGCTAAAACCCAACGGGATAAAGATGGAGAAGTTTGTGTTTGATGTGTTCCAGTTTGCTAA GAACTTCGTTGCCTTTGAAGTACTACGGGAGGAGGAATTTTCCCCACTGAAGAACGCAGAGCCGGCCGACAGGGATAGTCCCCGTACCTCCCGCCAGGCCCTGCTCGCCCAGCACTACCGGTGGGCTCTGCAGGCAGGGGCCCGCTTCCTGGATGCCCATGGGGCCTGGCCCCCAGAGCTGCCCGG CTTACCCCCAAATGGAGACCCTCCGGCCATCTGTGAGATATCGCCCTTGGTGTCTTACTCTGGAGAG GGTTTAGAAGTGTACCTGCAAGGCCGGGAGTTCCAGTCCCCGTTCATCTTGGATGAGGACCAGGCCAGGGAGCTACTACAGCCACGGGAGTCCTGA
- the SAPCD2 gene encoding suppressor APC domain-containing protein 2 → MAGAAMAERGRVPPPAPAPGTEGLPRAFLQSLRTLFDILDDRRRGCVHLREIESRWQGTDARELPRGVLEGLRQVAPASGYLTFERFVAGLRTSLLSADGGPRDPTRAPARPGDQPPPPPQRLVFAPADEPRTVLERKPLPLGVRAPLAGPSGAARSPEQLCAPAEAAPCPADPERSQSAALEPSSSADAGAVACRALEVDSGDARRAPRARGERRRHTITSGVDCGLLKQMKELEQEKEVLLQGLEMMARGRDWYQQQLQRVQERQRRLGQSRASADCGAAGSPRPLGRLLPKVQEVARCLGELLAAACASRVLPPSSSGPPCPALTSTSPLGWQQQTILMLKEQNRLLTQEVTEKSERITQLEQEKSALIKQLFEARALSQQDGGPLDSTFI, encoded by the exons ATGGCCGGGGCCGCCATGGCCGAGCGGGGTCGCGTGCCTCCCCCCGCACCCGCGCCGGGCACGGAGGGGCTGCCGCGCGCCTTCCTGCAGAGCCTGCGCACCCTCTTCGACATCCTGGACGACCGGCGGCGCGGCTGCGTGCACCTGCGCGAGATCGAGTCCCGCTGGCAGGGCACCGACGCGCGGGAGCTGCCCCGCGGGGTGCTGGAGGGCTTGCGCCAGGTGGCCCCGGCCAGCGGCTACCTGACCTTTGAGCGCTTCGTGGCCGGCCTCCGCACTTCCCTGCTGAGCGCCGACGGCGGCCCCCGGGACCCCACGCGcgccccggcccggcccggggaccagccgccgccgccgccgcagcgCCTGGTGTTCGCGCCTGCCGACGAGCCGCGGACGGTCCTGGAGAGGAAGCCCCTGCCCCTGGGCGTGCGCGCCCCTCTGGCAGGTCCCAGCGGCGCGGCCCGCAGCCCGGAGCAGTTGTGCGCCCCGGCAGAGGCGGCGCCCTGCCCCGCGGATCCCGAGCGGTCCCAGAGCGCGGCGTTGGAACCGAGCTCCAGTGCGGACGCAG GTGCAGTGGCCTGCAGGGCCCTGGAGGTGGACTCAGGGGATGCCCGGCGGGCCCCCCGTGCCCGAGGGGAACGTCGGAGGCACACTATCACCAGCGGCGTGGACTGCGGCCTG CTGAAGCAGATGAAGGAGCTGGAGCAGGAGAAGGAAGTGCTGCTGCAGGGTTTGGAGATGATGGCGCGGGGCCGTGACTGGTACCAGCAGCAGCTGCAACGAGTGCAGGAGCGCCAGCGCCGCCTGGGCCAGAGCAGAGCCAGCGCC GACTGTGGGGCTGCAGGGAGCCCCCGCCCACTGGGGCGGCTACTGCCCAAGGTACAGGAGGTGGCCCGGTGCCTGGGGGAGCTGCTGGCTGCAGCCTGTGCCAGTCGG GTCCTGCCCCCGTCCTCCTCCGGgcccccctgccctgccctgacgTCCACTTCACCCCTGGGCTGGCAGCAGCAGACCATCCTCATGCTGAAGGAGCAGAACCGACTCCTCACTCAG GAGGTGACCGAGAAGAGTGAGCGCATCACGCAGCTGGAGCAAGAGAAGTCGGCGCTCATTAAGCAGCTGTTTGAGGCCCGCGCCCTGAGCCAACAGGACGGGGGGCCTCTGGATTCCACCTTCATCTAG
- the ENTPD2 gene encoding ectonucleoside triphosphate diphosphohydrolase 2 isoform X2: MAGKVRSLLPPLLLAAAGLAGLLLLCVPTRDIREPPALKYGIVLDAGSSHTSMFIYKWPADKENDTGIVGQHSSCDVPGGGISSYADNPSGAGQSLVGCLEQALRDVPKERHAGTPLYLGATAGMRLLNLTNPEASTSVLTAVTHTLTQYPFDFRGARILSGQEEGVFGWVTANYLLENFIKYGWVGRWFRPRKGTLGAMDLGGASTQITFETTSPAEDRASEVQLRLYGQHYRVYTHSFLCYGRDQVLQRLLASALQTHSFHPCWPRGFSTHVLLGDVYQSPCTVAQRPQTFNSSARVSLSGSSDPHLCRDLVSGLFSFSSCPFSRCSFNGVFQPPVAGNFIAFSAFFYTVDFLRTSMGLPVATLQQLEAAAVNVCNQTWAQQLLSRGYGFDERAFGGVIFQKKAADTAVGWALGYMLNLTNLIPADPPGLRKGTDFSSWVVLLLLFASALLAALVLLLHQVHSAKLPSTI, encoded by the exons ATGGCCGGGAAGGTGCGGTCACTGCTGCCGCCGCTGCTGCTGGCCGCCGCGGGCCTCGCCGGGCTCCTACTGCTGTGCGTCCCCACCCGCGACATCCGGGAGCCGCCCGCCCTCAAG taCGGCATTGTCCTGGACGCTGGCTCTTCACACACGTCCATGTTTATCTACAAGTGGCCGGCAGACAAGGAGAACGACACAGGCATCGTGGGCCAGCACAGCTCCTGTGATGTTCCAG GCGGGGGCATCTCCAGCTACGCAGACAACCCTTCTGGGGCCGGCCAGAGTCTTGTTGGATGTCTTGAACAGGCGCTTCGGGATGTGCCCAAAGAGAGACACGCGGGCACGCCCCTCTACCTGGGAGCCACAGCGGGTATGCGCCTGCTCAA CCTGACCAATCCAGAGGCCTCAACCAGTGTGCTCACGGCAGTGACGCACACACTGACCCAGTACCCCTTTGACTTCCGGGGTGCACGCATCCTCTCGGGCCAGGAAGAGGGGGTGTTTGGCTGGGTGACTGCCAACTACCTGCTCGAGAACTTCATCAAG TACGGCTGGGTGGGCCGGTGGTTCCGGCCACGGAAGGGGACGCTGGGGGCCATGGACCTGGGGGGTGCCTCCACCCAGATCACCTTTGAGACGACCAGTCCGGCTGAGGACAGAGCCAGTGAGGTCCAGCTGCGTCTCTACGGCCAGCATTACCGAGTCTACACCCACAGCTTCCTCTGCTACGGCCGTGACCAGGTCCTCCAGCGGCTGCTGGCCAGCGCTCTCCAG ACCCACAGCTTCCACCCCTGCTGGCCAAGGGGCTTTTCCACCCATGTGCTGCTCGGGGATGTGTACCAGTCACCATGCACCGTGGCCCAGCGGCCCCAGACCTTCAACAGCAGCGCGCGGGTCAGCCTGTCGGGAAGCAGTGACCCCCACCTCTGCCGAGATCTGGTTTCTGGGCTCTTCAGCTTCTCCTCCTGCCCCTTCTCCCGATGCTCTTTCAATGGCGTCTTCCAGCCCCCAGTGGCTGGGAACTTTATC GCCTTCTCTGCCTTCTTCTACACGGTGGACTTCTTGCGGACTTCCATGGGGCTACCCGTGGCCACCCTACAGCAGCTGGAGGCCGCCGCAGTGAACGTCTGCAACCAGACCTGGGCTCAG CAGCTGCTGAGTCGCGGCTACGGATTCGACGAGCGCGCCTTCGGCGGTGTGATCTTCCAGAAGAAG GCCGCGGACACTGCAGTGGGCTGGGCGCTCGGCTACATGCTGAACCTGACTAACCTGATCCCCGCCGACCCGCCGGGGCTGCGCAAGGGCACGGACTTCAGCTCCTGGGTCGTCCTCCTGCTGCTCTTCGCCTCCGCGCTGCTGGCTGCGCTTGTCCTGCTGCTGCATCAGGTGCACTCCGCCAAGCTGCCAAGCACCATTTAG
- the ENTPD2 gene encoding ectonucleoside triphosphate diphosphohydrolase 2 isoform X1 has protein sequence MAGKVRSLLPPLLLAAAGLAGLLLLCVPTRDIREPPALKYGIVLDAGSSHTSMFIYKWPADKENDTGIVGQHSSCDVPGGGISSYADNPSGAGQSLVGCLEQALRDVPKERHAGTPLYLGATAGMRLLNLTNPEASTSVLTAVTHTLTQYPFDFRGARILSGQEEGVFGWVTANYLLENFIKYGWVGRWFRPRKGTLGAMDLGGASTQITFETTSPAEDRASEVQLRLYGQHYRVYTHSFLCYGRDQVLQRLLASALQTHSFHPCWPRGFSTHVLLGDVYQSPCTVAQRPQTFNSSARVSLSGSSDPHLCRDLVSGLFSFSSCPFSRCSFNGVFQPPVAGNFIAFSAFFYTVDFLRTSMGLPVATLQQLEAAAVNVCNQTWAQLQARVPGQQAHLADYCAGAMFVQQLLSRGYGFDERAFGGVIFQKKAADTAVGWALGYMLNLTNLIPADPPGLRKGTDFSSWVVLLLLFASALLAALVLLLHQVHSAKLPSTI, from the exons ATGGCCGGGAAGGTGCGGTCACTGCTGCCGCCGCTGCTGCTGGCCGCCGCGGGCCTCGCCGGGCTCCTACTGCTGTGCGTCCCCACCCGCGACATCCGGGAGCCGCCCGCCCTCAAG taCGGCATTGTCCTGGACGCTGGCTCTTCACACACGTCCATGTTTATCTACAAGTGGCCGGCAGACAAGGAGAACGACACAGGCATCGTGGGCCAGCACAGCTCCTGTGATGTTCCAG GCGGGGGCATCTCCAGCTACGCAGACAACCCTTCTGGGGCCGGCCAGAGTCTTGTTGGATGTCTTGAACAGGCGCTTCGGGATGTGCCCAAAGAGAGACACGCGGGCACGCCCCTCTACCTGGGAGCCACAGCGGGTATGCGCCTGCTCAA CCTGACCAATCCAGAGGCCTCAACCAGTGTGCTCACGGCAGTGACGCACACACTGACCCAGTACCCCTTTGACTTCCGGGGTGCACGCATCCTCTCGGGCCAGGAAGAGGGGGTGTTTGGCTGGGTGACTGCCAACTACCTGCTCGAGAACTTCATCAAG TACGGCTGGGTGGGCCGGTGGTTCCGGCCACGGAAGGGGACGCTGGGGGCCATGGACCTGGGGGGTGCCTCCACCCAGATCACCTTTGAGACGACCAGTCCGGCTGAGGACAGAGCCAGTGAGGTCCAGCTGCGTCTCTACGGCCAGCATTACCGAGTCTACACCCACAGCTTCCTCTGCTACGGCCGTGACCAGGTCCTCCAGCGGCTGCTGGCCAGCGCTCTCCAG ACCCACAGCTTCCACCCCTGCTGGCCAAGGGGCTTTTCCACCCATGTGCTGCTCGGGGATGTGTACCAGTCACCATGCACCGTGGCCCAGCGGCCCCAGACCTTCAACAGCAGCGCGCGGGTCAGCCTGTCGGGAAGCAGTGACCCCCACCTCTGCCGAGATCTGGTTTCTGGGCTCTTCAGCTTCTCCTCCTGCCCCTTCTCCCGATGCTCTTTCAATGGCGTCTTCCAGCCCCCAGTGGCTGGGAACTTTATC GCCTTCTCTGCCTTCTTCTACACGGTGGACTTCTTGCGGACTTCCATGGGGCTACCCGTGGCCACCCTACAGCAGCTGGAGGCCGCCGCAGTGAACGTCTGCAACCAGACCTGGGCTCAG CTGCAAGCTCGGGTGCCGGGGCAACAGGCCCACCTGGCCGACTACTGCGCCGGGGCCATGTTCGTGCAGCAGCTGCTGAGTCGCGGCTACGGATTCGACGAGCGCGCCTTCGGCGGTGTGATCTTCCAGAAGAAG GCCGCGGACACTGCAGTGGGCTGGGCGCTCGGCTACATGCTGAACCTGACTAACCTGATCCCCGCCGACCCGCCGGGGCTGCGCAAGGGCACGGACTTCAGCTCCTGGGTCGTCCTCCTGCTGCTCTTCGCCTCCGCGCTGCTGGCTGCGCTTGTCCTGCTGCTGCATCAGGTGCACTCCGCCAAGCTGCCAAGCACCATTTAG
- the NPDC1 gene encoding neural proliferation differentiation and control protein 1 isoform X2: MATPLPPPSPRHLRLLRLLLSGLVLGAALRGAAAGHPDAAACPGSLDCALKRRSRCPPGAHACGPCLQPFQEDQQGLCVPRMRRPPGGGRPQPRLEDEIDFLAQELARKESGHSTPPLPKARQRLPEPATLGFSARGQGLELGLPSTPGTPMPTPHTSLGSPVSSEPVHMSPLEPRGGHGDGLALVLILAFCVAGVAALSVASLCWCRLQREIRLTQKTDYTAAKSPGSPAAPRISPGDQRLAHSAEMYHYQHQRQQMLCLERHKEPPKELDTASSDEENEDGDFTVYECPGLAPTGEMEVRNPLFDHAALSAPLPAPGSPPALP, translated from the exons ATGGCGACGCCGCTGCCTCCGCCCTCCCCGCGGCACCTGCGGCTGCTGCGGCTGCTGCTCTCCGGCCTCGTCCTAGGCGCGGCCCTGCGTGGAGCCGCCGCCGGCCACCCGG ATGCAGCCGCCTGTCCCGGGAGCCTGGACTGTGCCCTGAAGAGGCGGTCACGGTGTCCCCCTGGTGCACATGCCTGTGGGCCCTGCCTTCAACCCTTCCAGGAGGACCAGCAAGGGCTCTGTGTGCCCAGGATGCGCCGGCCTCCGG GTGGGGGCCGGCCCCAGCCCAGACTGGAAGATGAGATTGACTTCCTGGCCCAGGAGCTTGCCCGGAAGGAGTCTGGACACTCAACTCCGCCCCTGCCCAAGGCCCGACAGCGGCTCCCAGAGCCTG CCACCCTGGGCTTCTCAGCACGGGGACAAGGACTGGAGCTGGGCCTCCCCTCCACTCCAGGAACCCCCATGCCCACGCCCCACACCTCCCTGGGCTCCCCTGTGTCATCCGAGCCGGTGCACATGTCGCCCCTGGAGCCCCGGGGAGGGCACGGCGACGGCCTCGCCCTCG TGCTGATCCTGGCATTCTGTGTGGCCGGCGTGGCTGCCCTCTCCGTAGCCTCTCTCTGCTGGTGCAG GCTGCAGCGTGAGATCCGCCTGACCCAGAAGACTGACTACACCGCTGCAAAGTCCCCTGGCTCACCTGCAGCGCCCCGGATCTCG CCTGGGGACCAGCGGCTGGCACACAGCGCGGAGATGTACCACTACCAGCACCAGCGGCAGCAGATGCTGTGCCTAGAGCG GCATAAAGAGCCACCCAAGGAGCTGGACACGGCCTCCTCGGATGAGGAGAATGAGGACGGAGACTTCACGGTGTACGAGTGCCCGGGCCTGGCCCCA ACCGGGGAAATGGAGGTGCGCAACCCTCTATTCGACCACGCCGCACTGTCCGCGCCCCTGCCGGCCCCCGGCTCACCGCCTGCGCTGCCATGA
- the NPDC1 gene encoding neural proliferation differentiation and control protein 1 isoform X1, with protein sequence MARTKPGQLPASSGGVIAAMCRGRALRGREPALPSASFPDAAACPGSLDCALKRRSRCPPGAHACGPCLQPFQEDQQGLCVPRMRRPPGGGRPQPRLEDEIDFLAQELARKESGHSTPPLPKARQRLPEPATLGFSARGQGLELGLPSTPGTPMPTPHTSLGSPVSSEPVHMSPLEPRGGHGDGLALVLILAFCVAGVAALSVASLCWCRLQREIRLTQKTDYTAAKSPGSPAAPRISPGDQRLAHSAEMYHYQHQRQQMLCLERHKEPPKELDTASSDEENEDGDFTVYECPGLAPTGEMEVRNPLFDHAALSAPLPAPGSPPALP encoded by the exons ATGGCCAGAACCAAGCCTGGCCAGCTCCCGGCCAGCTCTGGGGGTGTCATCGCTGCCATGTGCAGGGGCCGAGCCCTGCGGGGCCGTGAGCCGGCCCTGCCTTCTGCTTCCTTCCCAGATGCAGCCGCCTGTCCCGGGAGCCTGGACTGTGCCCTGAAGAGGCGGTCACGGTGTCCCCCTGGTGCACATGCCTGTGGGCCCTGCCTTCAACCCTTCCAGGAGGACCAGCAAGGGCTCTGTGTGCCCAGGATGCGCCGGCCTCCGG GTGGGGGCCGGCCCCAGCCCAGACTGGAAGATGAGATTGACTTCCTGGCCCAGGAGCTTGCCCGGAAGGAGTCTGGACACTCAACTCCGCCCCTGCCCAAGGCCCGACAGCGGCTCCCAGAGCCTG CCACCCTGGGCTTCTCAGCACGGGGACAAGGACTGGAGCTGGGCCTCCCCTCCACTCCAGGAACCCCCATGCCCACGCCCCACACCTCCCTGGGCTCCCCTGTGTCATCCGAGCCGGTGCACATGTCGCCCCTGGAGCCCCGGGGAGGGCACGGCGACGGCCTCGCCCTCG TGCTGATCCTGGCATTCTGTGTGGCCGGCGTGGCTGCCCTCTCCGTAGCCTCTCTCTGCTGGTGCAG GCTGCAGCGTGAGATCCGCCTGACCCAGAAGACTGACTACACCGCTGCAAAGTCCCCTGGCTCACCTGCAGCGCCCCGGATCTCG CCTGGGGACCAGCGGCTGGCACACAGCGCGGAGATGTACCACTACCAGCACCAGCGGCAGCAGATGCTGTGCCTAGAGCG GCATAAAGAGCCACCCAAGGAGCTGGACACGGCCTCCTCGGATGAGGAGAATGAGGACGGAGACTTCACGGTGTACGAGTGCCCGGGCCTGGCCCCA ACCGGGGAAATGGAGGTGCGCAACCCTCTATTCGACCACGCCGCACTGTCCGCGCCCCTGCCGGCCCCCGGCTCACCGCCTGCGCTGCCATGA